The proteins below come from a single Synergistes jonesii genomic window:
- a CDS encoding amidohydrolase family protein: MLVRRQAKCRVPALRTLVAATSANAKIVGRSDIGELVPGKLADIAGWRRDVLSDFDALSECSFVMKEGVIYKNL, encoded by the coding sequence ATACTTGTCCGCAGACAGGCGAAATGCAGGGTTCCTGCGCTGCGCACACTTGTCGCAGCTACGAGTGCAAATGCCAAGATAGTAGGCCGCAGCGACATTGGCGAACTTGTCCCGGGCAAGCTTGCGGATATTGCGGGATGGCGTCGCGACGTACTGAGCGATTTTGACGCCCTTTCAGAATGCAGCTTCGTCATGAAAGAGGGCGTGATTTATAAGAATCTCTAA